A single window of Pyrus communis chromosome 10, drPyrComm1.1, whole genome shotgun sequence DNA harbors:
- the LOC137747310 gene encoding uncharacterized protein, with product MPGFRSNPPKSLLFFLSFCLLVAFTSASSHISHTGGGRGDDDAGGSVVWETRRSLASGTAQNSSLLLAEERTRRRDPLDSFNKYNGGWNISNEHYWASVGFTAVPFFAIAAVWFVIFGLSLSLICLCYCCCPREPYGYSRTCYALSLILLILFTLAAIVGCIVLYTGQGKFHSSTTKTLDYVVSQADKTVESLRNLSGYLGAAKRIGVHSVFLPSNVQSNIDNIMTKLDSASSTLDDKSEKNSKSIQDVLDSVGLALIIVAAVMLFLAFLGFVFSIFGWQALVYFLVIVGWVLVAGTFILCGVFLLLHNVVADSCVSMDEWVQNPTSHTALDDILPCVDNATAQQTAIQAKDVTHQLVTVVNRVINNVSNVNYPPIAGPVYFNQSGPRLPVLCNPFNSDLSDRQCAPGEVELKNATQVWKRYVCEASATGICRTVGRLNPIIYSQMEAARNVSYGLYRYGPFLVDLQDCTFVRVTFTDISKNNCPSLRKHSEWIYIGLVMVSAAVMLSLIFWVIYARERRHRVYTKKFASAKAAEEFEDKGA from the exons atgcCTGGTTTTAGATCGAACCCACCAAAAAGTTTGCTCTTTTTTCTCAGTTTTTGCCTCCTCGTTGCTTTCACTTCAGCAAGCTCTCACATTTCCCACACAG GTGGTGGGAGAGGGGATGATGATGCTGGTGGGTCGGTAGTATGGGAAACAAGGAGGTCGCTTGCAAGCGGAACTGCCCAGAACTCGTCTCTGCTGTTGGCTGAGGAGAGGACGCGCAGGAGGGACCCACTTGATAGTTTTAATAAATACAACGGTGGGTGGAATATCAGCAATGAGCATTACTGGGCT TCTGTTGGTTTCACTGCGGTTCCCTTCTTTGCCATTGCTGCTGTCTGGTTTGTGATTTTTGGGCTGAGCTTGTCCCTTATCTGTCTCTGTTACTGCTGTTGTCCACGGGAGCCTTATGGTTATTCTAGAACATGCTATGCTCTCTCCCTCATCCTACTTATTTTGTTCACCCTTGCGGCAAT TGTTGGATGCATTGTTCTGTACACTGGTCAGGGAAAGTTCCACAGCAGCACAACAAAGACGTTGGATTATGTTGTGAGTCAAGCTGATAAGACTGTTGAAAGCCTCAGGAATTTGTCAGGTTATCTTGGTGCAGCTAAGCGGATTGGGGTTCACTCTGTATTTCTGCCTTCCAACGTTCAGAGTAACATTGACAATATTATGACAAAGCTCGACTCTGCTTCCAGTACACTTGATGATAAAAGTGAAAAGAATTCTAAGAGTATACAAGATGTCTTGGATAGCGT GGGACTGGCTCTCATTATTGTTGCTGCTGTTATGCTCTTTTTGGCCTTCCTTGGATTTG TATTCTCCATTTTCGGGTGGCAAGCCCTTGtatactt TTTGGTGATTGTTGGGTGGGTTCTTGTTGCGGGTACATTCATATTATGCGGTGTATTTCTCCTTCTCCATAA TGTGGTTGCAGATTCATGCGTTTCCATGGATGAGTGGGTCCAGAATCCCACATCTCACACTGCATTGGATGATATCCTCCCATGTGTGGACAATGCTACTGCCCAACAGACTGCGATACAGGCCAAGGATGTAACCCACCAACTTGTTACTGTGGTTAATCGTGTCATCAACAATGTCTCAAACGTTAATTATCCACCTATTGCCGGACCTGTATATTTTAATCAGTCTGGCCCACGACTACCTGTTCTTTGCAACCCTTTCAATTCTGACCTCTCTGATCGACAGTGTGCCCCTGGTGAGGTGGAACTGAAAAATGCCACCCAG GTATGGAAGCGTTATGTCTGCGAGGCTTCTGCAACTGGTATCTGTAGGACAGTTGGCCGGTTGAATCCAATCATCTATAGCCAAATGGAAGCTGCAAGAAACGTGAGTTATGGTCTGTATCGTTACGGTCCATTCCTGGTTGATCTGCAAGACTGCACATTTGTTAGGGTTACGTTCACCGACATAAGTAAAAACAATTGTCCTAGTCTGCGAAAACATAGTGAGTGGATCTACATTGGCTTAGTAATGGTATCTGCAGCCGTGATGTTGTCACTGATCTTCTGGGTGATCTATGCAAGGGAGCGAAGGCATCGAGTGTACACTAAAAAGTTTGCATCTGCTAAAGCCGCCGAGGAATTCGAAGACAAGGGTGCTTAA
- the LOC137746872 gene encoding uncharacterized protein: MCLFTVCARVGIVGEGGDQREHGGVVVTWGTRRSLAEEKTPRNAPLTILSRERTRRKDPRDGFKRYTGGWNISNEHYWASVNYTATPFLAIAVVWFKIFAISLCLTCICNFCRPKEPYGYSRRAYALSPIFLVFFTLAAIIGFIVLFSGQGKFQGSSTDALNHVVSQANTNSAKLRNVSYNLSAAKRIGVDAVFLPADVQKKIDNIVTKIDASAAKLSDRTKKNLKTIKDSLNTMRILLINLVAAMIFLALLGILFSILGKQVGVHIAVGDACVAMDEWVQNPEPHTAFDDILPCVDNATAQEAALRTKDATFQLVTVVNHVITNASNVDNQSDRPVPLLCNPFHSNLVDRHCISGEVPLQNATQVWKKYVCEVSKAGTCTKPGSWLTPTLYGQMEITANLSYVLYGYDKFLTNLQSCRSVRDAFRDISSGKCHGLEKHSSWIYIGLAMMSAALVLSMIFWVIYARERRRRLYIENCFLERAI; this comes from the exons ATGTGTTTGTTTACGGTTTGTGCTCGTGTTGGCATTGTAGGGGAGGGTGGTGATCAGAGAGAGCATGGTGGGGTGGTGGTGACTTGGGGCACAAGAAGGTCTCTAGCAGAAGAAAAAACTCCCCGAAACGCACCTCTGACAATATTGTCTAGGGAGAGGACACGCCGGAAAGACCCTCGTGACGGATTTAAGAGATACACAGGTGGCTGGAACATCAGCAATGAGCATTACTGGGCT TCTGTTAACTATACCGCGACGCCCTTCCTTGCCATTGCTGTCGTATGGTTCAAGATATTCGCGATAAGCTTGTGCCTAACCTGTATCTGCAACTTCTGTCGCCCTAAAGAGCCTTACGGTTATTctagaagagcttatgctctctCTCCCATCTTCCTCGTTTTCTTCACCCTTGCCGCAAT CATTGGATTCATTGTTCTGTTCTCCGGTCAAGGAAAGTTCCAGGGAAGTTCAACCGATGCGCTGAACCATGTTGTTAGTCAGGCAAATACAAATTCTGCAAAGCTCAGGAATGTGTCATATAATCTCAGTGCAGCTAAGCGGATTGGAGTTGATGCTGTGTTTCTGCCAGCAGATGTCCAGAAGAAAATTGACAATATCGTAACAAAAATTGACGCTTCTGCAGCTAAACTTTCTGATAGaacaaaaaagaatttaaagacTATAAAAGATAGCTTGAATACCAT GAGGATCCTTCTCATTAACCTTGTTGCAGCTATGATCTTTCTGGCCTTGCTTGGAATTT TATTTTCGATCCTAGGGAAGCAAGTTGGTGTACACAT TGCGGTTGGAGACGCATGTGTCGCCATGGATGAATGGGTTCAGAACCCTGAACCTCATACTGCATTTGACGATATACTCCCATGTGTGGACAATGCTACTGCCCAGGAGGCTGCGTTGCGCACCAAGGATGCAACCTTCCAGCTTGTTACTGTGGTTAACCATGTCATAACCAATGCTTCGAATGTCGATAATCAGTCAGACAGACCAGTACCTCTTCTTTGCAACCCTTTCCATTCAAATCTCGTCGACCGACATTGTATCTCCGGTGAAGTGCCACTGCAAAATGCCACGCAG GTGTGGAAGAAATATGTGTGTGAGGTTTCAAAGGCTGGTACTTGTACAAAACCGGGCAGCTGGCTGACTCCCACATTGTACGGACAAATGGAAATTACAGCAAATCTGAGCTACGTACTCTACGGTTACGATAAATTCTTGACGAATCTGCAATCCTGCAGATCTGTTAGGGATGCATTCAGAGACATAAGCAGTGGGAAGTGTCATGGTTTGGAAAAACACAGCAGCTGGATTTACATTGGTTTGGCAATGATGTCCGCAGCTCTGGTGCTTTCAATGATCTTCTGGGTTATCTACGCGAGGGAACGAAGGCGTCGTCTTTATATCGAAAACTGCTTTCTGGAGAGAGCCATATAG
- the LOC137748772 gene encoding uncharacterized methyltransferase At2g41040, chloroplastic-like, with protein sequence MATTPSSALHQTFLSRNYSPLHRNSQFRHPRLRLPSRHHSHPIRATSTVTLPPERRSRAEEIQSSGVDLELLACPVCYEPLIRKGPPGLNLRAIYRSGFKCRKCDKSYSSKDVYLDLTVTAGLKEYVEVQPIRTELFRSPLVSFLYERGWRQNFNLSGFPGPDEEFKMAQDYFKSAEGGVLVDVSCGSGLFSRKFAKSGTYSAVVALDFSENMLRQSYEFFKRDPTLLDTNLALVRADVARLPFPSGSVDAVHAGAALHCWPSPSNAIAEITRILRSGGVFVGTTFLRYTPSTPWITRQLRERALQGYNYLTEEEIEDLCASCGLTNYTSNVQQAFIMFSAQKP encoded by the exons ATGGCGACGACACCCTCGTCCGCTCTCCACCAAACATTTCTATCCCGAAACTACTCTCCCCTCCATCGAAATTCTCAATTCCGCCATCCCCGTCTCCGTCTCCCCTCTCGCCATCACTCTCACCCCATTCGCGCCACCTCCACCGTCACTCTCCCACCG GAGCGGCGGTCGAGGGCCGAGGAAATCCAAAGCTCCGGCGTTGACCTCGAGCTGCTTGCCTGCCCAGTATGCTACGAACCACTCATCCGAAAGGGGCCGCCGGGTCTCAATCT GCGAGCAATTTACAGGTCGGGGTTCAAGTGCAGGAAATGCGACAAGTCGTATTCGAGTAAAGACGTTTACTTGGACCTTACTGTTACTGCTGGGTTGAAGGAGTACGTTGAGGTACAACCGATCCGGACCGAGTTGTTCCGGAGCCCTCTCGTTTCCTTCTTGTATGAAAGGGGTTGGCGCCAGAATTTTAACCTCAGCGGATTTCCAGGTCCCGATGAAGAG TTTAAGATGGCTCAGGACTACTTTAAATCCGCCGAAGGCGGTGTTTTGGTGGATGTGAGCTGTGGGAGCGGCTTGTTTTCGAGGAAGTTTGCGAAATCCGGGACATATTCTGCAGTTGTTGCACTTGATTTTTCGGAGAACATGCTCCGGCAGagttatgaattttttaagAGGGATCCTACTCTTTTAGATAC TAATCTTGCTCTTGTGAGGGCGGATGTTGCTAGGCTTCCGTTCCCTTCGGGTTCAGTTGATGCTGTCCATGCCGGCGCAGCATTGCATTGCTGGCCCTCTCCTTCCAATGCT ATTGCTGAAATAACTCGCATATTACGAAGTGGTGGAGTCTTTGTTGGAACCACTTTTCTGCGGTATACTCCATCTACTCCCTGGATAACCCGGCAACTCAGAGAG AGGGCTCTTCAGGGCTACAACTATTTAACGGAGGAGGAGATCGAGGACTTGTGTGCATCATGCGGTCTCACCAACTACACGAGCAACGTTCAACAAGCTTTCATCATGTTTTCTGCTCAGAAACCTTAA